The Nitrosopumilus sp. b3 sequence GCCAGTATGTGTTTGTGTTTTCTCAGATAGAGGAGGAGATAGTGGTGCAATTGCTACTGCAAACTATACTGCAAGAAAATATGGCGTTAAATCAGGAATTCCAATATCTTTTGCAAAAAAAAGATTACAAGATAGAGAAGATGCAGTATTTTTGCCAGTAGATTTTGATTTCTATTCAGAGATATCTGAAAAAGCAATGGATATTATGAAATCTAACGCAGATGTTTTTGAATATGTTGGAAGAGATGAAGCATATTTAGATGTAACAAAAAAGGTGGAAGGTGATTATAAAAAAGCAAGTCATCTTGCACAGCAAATTAAAAATTTGATTAGAGAAAAAATCAAACTCACATGTTCAATTGGGATTTCCCCAAACAAATTAATTTCTAAAATTGCATCAGATTATCGAAAGCCTGATGGTCTTACAGTTGTAACTCCAGATAAAATGAATGAATTTTTAGAGCCATTAAAAATCAGATCAATTCCAGGCATTGGAAAAAAAACTGAAGAGAGGTTTTCTGAAATGAAATTAGAAACCATACAAGATTTAAAAAAATTAGATGTTTTTACTTTGAATAAAGAGTTCGGTAGAAAGAGTGGAACTCACATCTATAACGCAGTAAGAGGAATTGATAATGATCCTGTAAAAGAGAGAGAAGCAAGCATACAATATAGTAAAATTTCTACGTTAAAAAAAGACTCAAAAGATTATCCATTTTTGTATGAAAATATTGTGGAATTATGTAAAGAAGTGCATTCGGTATTAATTAAAAATAATAAAATGTTCAAATCAGTTGGAATTCATATTGTACAGTCAGATTTATCAATAAAATCAAAATCACGAATGCTCAAAAACCCAACAACAAATCTAGACGAATTACAAAAAAATGCGGTTCAATTACTAAAAGAAGCTTTAGAAAACCAAACAGATACAATAAGAAGATTAGGGGTCAAAGTTTCAGAGCTGTCAGAAGTTCAAGGTCAAAGTAGCATTACAAATTATTTTTAAACAACAAAATTATTGCTCAAGTTTTTTCATACGTCTTGATTCTATCAATATCACGACCAAAATAAATGCAAATAGCCATGGC is a genomic window containing:
- the dinB gene encoding DNA polymerase IV, whose product is METRVVFHIDFDYFYAQCEETRSPELKTKPVCVCVFSDRGGDSGAIATANYTARKYGVKSGIPISFAKKRLQDREDAVFLPVDFDFYSEISEKAMDIMKSNADVFEYVGRDEAYLDVTKKVEGDYKKASHLAQQIKNLIREKIKLTCSIGISPNKLISKIASDYRKPDGLTVVTPDKMNEFLEPLKIRSIPGIGKKTEERFSEMKLETIQDLKKLDVFTLNKEFGRKSGTHIYNAVRGIDNDPVKEREASIQYSKISTLKKDSKDYPFLYENIVELCKEVHSVLIKNNKMFKSVGIHIVQSDLSIKSKSRMLKNPTTNLDELQKNAVQLLKEALENQTDTIRRLGVKVSELSEVQGQSSITNYF